GGTAGAAAAGGCCTTCATTTTTTGCTGAGCTGAAGGCAACTTTATGATAGTCTTGATGATGTATGTAtaagacagaaacacacacagaaatgtcCCAATGACAGTCAACACAGCAACGGTAAAAACCATCTGTTCTAGGAACCATGTGTCTGAACAAGAGATTTTTAACACAGGAAAAGCATCACAGAGAAAATGATCGATGATATTAGAGTCACAGAATTCCAGTTCTAAGCCCAGGGAAGCTGGTGGAAATATGACCAGACAACCTGCTATCCAACAGCAAATAACAAGTCCTCCACAGACTCTACTGTTCATGATGGTTGCATATTGTAAAGGTTTGcggatggccacatagcggtcataggacaTGATGGCTAGGAGAAAAAATTCTGTTGCTGCAAAAACgaagataaaaaatatttgactAAAACAAGCATTATAAGAAATAGTCTTGTCCCCAGTTGATAAGCTGTATAAGAATCTGGGAATGCAGACGGTGGTGAATAAGGTttctaaaaaggagaaatttttgaggaaaaagtacatggcaGTTTTAAGGTGGGAATCTACTAAAGTGAGTATAATGATGGTCAGGTTCCCAGTGACACTCAATGTGTAGGAAgcaaatagaaatataaagatcAGAACCTGCATTGGAGGATCATCTGTTAGTCCCAGGAGAATGAATGTAGGTAATGATGTATGGTTTTTCATCACTGACTTGTACTTCGCAAGCTCCTCACAAAGTCAAGTGACACTGAACTGAGAAAACCTGTATGAAATTATAAGGCCATGGCTACCGGGTAAAAAAATCCAATCAATGCAATGAatagtcattttcttctttgacgACAATGACAGATCAAAACTTTGGAATTGTCAGCTTCTTTGGTGATCATTATAGGTATCCTCAAATTCAGGTTTTTCTGAAATAAGTTTGTACTAGAGTCCATATGTTTATACTCTTTGCATGTTCTCATCTCtctattttttcaatttaaattttgtCCCTTATATTCTGAAATGTATTTAGCTATAGAATTAGAAAGGATCATCTGGGCCATAAAATTTTGTGGATTTGATAGTATTCTTTTTCTCCTGAGTAGTAATTCTTCACTACTCACAGGTTTGAATGAGTTCACAAGTTGCTTGAAGTGTGGGTTCCTGTTAAATGGAAATTAATAGCATTTGTATAAAGTGTCAAACTGGAGGCCATGTGTGCAGCATCTGAATGCTTTTACTGGAGTCACCAAAGAGTTAtctcattttacatattttacttttGGTATCAGAATTGTCATCTAAATAACATAGCTTTCCAATATTGCTATTACCTTGAAATTTCTACATCTATATCTGACCTTCCCTCCATTTGCACTCTGATAGAACACAGTGTTGGAAAAATACAACATAAACAAGTTACCTGATGCAATACTGGGCAAAGAAATtatgacaaggaaaagaaaatcctgaaagaatTTAACCTCAGTTGTTTGTACTTCCAAGGTcatgaaggagaaggggagacaggatGAGACACAGGTTGGAGACCAAGGACACATGACAATCCCTTTTCAGGTAGTATTTGAATTGGATCCAGCAACAGAAAAATGACATAGGTGGAAAACTGTGAAGCTCCaaataaaatctatatttaaatgtatttattttaatcttatttaattcttttttcaatGAATCCTTCTGGCCTCTGAGACCCTCCAAGCTGGAGCTGCTAGCACTCTCCTCTTTGTGTTTCTGGGAACTCACAGAGAAGTCCTCCAGTGCAGTGTGCAAGCTCAGTTCCTGGGCACCTGGAAAGTGAGTCAGGAGCCACTATTTTCCCATTGACTTCTTGCAGGGGGGCACCCAGAGAGCATATGAGACTCAAAAGGCAGAGGTGGAGACACTCTCAGTGCCTGCTTAGTCTGGCCATAACTCAGACCTGTCCTTATgtattgcaacactatttacaatagtcaagacatggaagcaacctagatgttcatcagtagataaactgataaagaagatgtgctacatgTATACAATACaatgttgtgtgtgttagttacccagtcgtgtccgactgtttgtgataccatggactgtagcccaccagactcctctgtccatggaattctccaggcaagaatactggagtgggttgccatttccttctccaggggatcttcccaacccagggattgaacgtggatctcttgcattacaggcagattctttaccatctgaactacaagggaagtccaCAGTCAGGTATAattcagccatcagggaagcctactatTATGTGTAATTCAGACAactggtgggaagctgctatagaacacagggagtccagcctggtgctctgtgatgggtgggatgggagaggggagggatgtTCAAAAGGTGGggatatatacataattatgactgattcatgctaTTTTATGACTGAAACCaacacactattgtaaagcaataatcctccaattaaaaaatagagttaaagatcccacatcaaaaaaaacctCTATTACTTGCACACAGTGTTAATTCCTTAGTTTTAATAATTCTTGTATGATTACACAGGTTGCTACCATTAGGAAGAGCTAAGTGAAGAATATCCGGGAACTGGCGCACTATTTTTGTCAACTATTCTGTTAAGTACAGAattatttcacaattaaaaatttaccaaatagatatataaaaagaaagaaccaaaaaagCGAATAGTAATTGCTGAGCACTTTCTATCTGCCTGGCAGAAGAACGGGGCAAATCTTCACATGGACGGTTTGTCTGGTATATATGtccttttctccaattttatgCTTCTTCACCCATATTTTTGGGGGTGATGTCCATTTTATATTATCTATAAGTATGGAAAATATCCTTTGAAGTTAACATTTACAGTTAAAACTAATGGTTTAATATTAATCAGCAATACCTGAATTGTGAAGATTCTGTCTATATCTAAAATccaaaattataatattaacttcaggcttccctggtgtctcaggctggaaaagaatccacttgcaatgtgggagacctgggtttgattcctgggttgggaagatcctctgaggagggcatggcaacccactccagtattcttgcctggggaatccccatggacagaggagcctggtgggctgctgtcctggggtcacaaagagtcggaacaaCTAAGCATAGCAATAGGACCCAAAATGCTTGGGATCTTTGACCCCTTGATAGTACACTCGTGTGATGAGGATGTTCATGTTTAGAAAGGAATGTTACCTGTGAAACAGCTCTTCAGAGTGCTTCCACCAAAGGGAGCATTCACTTTCCACATACCAAAACAACATTCTTTACAAGTTTTCGAGGAGTCTGTTTCCTGATACAACTCTGTTCATTACCAGCTTCCCACCCATGTGCTTCCCTTTGCAAGACTGATACTGATACCTGTAGGTATTTCAAGTCTTGGCTTAGTGTCACTTCTAGCAAAAAACTTTCTTGAAACTTCGTTGTGCAAGTTATTGGCTTCTATTTTTTGCCCCTCTAGTCCACTGTGTTTATCTCTTTGTTACCACTAAATATGTGAGTGTGATTTTACTAGCATTGAGCTATTCCTTGTTCTTTGAGATTCCACAACACTTCGAACTATTCAGTGGTTAtcaagagctcaataaatatgtttagtgtaaaattcataaattttatatGTGCTTTTTTGACTCAGAACAAGCGatctgttttctcatttagtgacatttccactttcttttgggcttcccttgtggctcaggtggtaaagaatctaccttcagtctggaagacctgggttccatccctggattgggaaggtccccgggagaagggaaatgctacccactctagcattctggcctgaagaattccatgggctgtatagtccatggggttgcagagagttggacatgactgagagactttcactttcacttccattttcttttatggGTAACTTTTCAATAAGTATGCAATCCCAGTTGATGGTCTTCAATTTGTTGCCTTCAAAAAGTCACTTAGATTCTTTCATGTTTTAACTTTCTTGGGGTATAAATGACATAAGAATGTACACACTTAATATATATGCTATATTTAACCTCTGTTGtccattttccttcattttaaaaaatgaggtctttaaaatataaaaaactatcccttgcttcttggaagtgCAAAAAAAGTCTACCTGTCATATTTCATCTTAGATTAAAAAGAAagtcatttgaaatttttttgttttgattaaaattattatgtatttggtcttttctttcattatataCCCAGCAGCTAACTCAAATATTTCCTATCCTTGTCACTGACTGAATAATTTGTTTTCCTCCATGCTGAATCACAAGACATTTGCCTTAGAGGCTTCGTGTAAATGATTACTTGGAGTTTCACTtggttgcttaaaaaaaaaaaaagaaaaaaaaagaattcccttCCTAatcaatagatggggaaacagtggctgactttatttctacgggctccaaaatcactgcaaatggtgattgcagccgtgaaattaaaatgctcttactccttggaag
Above is a genomic segment from Bos indicus isolate NIAB-ARS_2022 breed Sahiwal x Tharparkar chromosome 5, NIAB-ARS_B.indTharparkar_mat_pri_1.0, whole genome shotgun sequence containing:
- the LOC109558746 gene encoding olfactory receptor 6C2-like → MKNHTSLPTFILLGLTDDPPMQVLIFIFLFASYTLSVTGNLTIIILTLVDSHLKTAMYFFLKNFSFLETLFTTVCIPRFLYSLSTGDKTISYNACFSQIFFIFVFAATEFFLLAIMSYDRYVAIRKPLQYATIMNSRVCGGLVICCWIAGCLVIFPPASLGLELEFCDSNIIDHFLCDAFPVLKISCSDTWFLEQMVFTVAVLTVIGTFLCVFLSYTYIIKTIIKLPSAQQKMKAFSTCSSHLIVVSITYGSCIFIYVKPSAKDEVAVNKGVLVLTTSVAPMLNPFIYSLRNKQVKQAFADLIKRISLILRK